One part of the Arachidicoccus terrestris genome encodes these proteins:
- a CDS encoding LacI family DNA-binding transcriptional regulator — protein MGNRKVSMKDIAGELGVSVALVSYVLNGKKTDKINENTAARIKDLAAKMNYSPNQIAKSLKTNRTQTLGLIVADISNLFYSSIAKYIEEEADKYGYRVIYGSAHEDPKRFNSILQLLLSRQVDGLILAMPEKTESCIQMLKDQRKPFVIIDRKFYEYPEIPAILLNNRAASKSIVEHLYNNGFKRLGAVTINRNLVSLQERKEGFMDASSELLGSRPFIYELEEDQMDVQMDEVINNALYRDKVDGLCFFTNKVAMTGLSKIAAIDIAVPGQLGIVCFDEAKAYDIFRTPVSYYKQPLPEMSKTAIEYLLKEIDQKEQGLIEKPNEFIGKLVIRRSSDRQ, from the coding sequence GTGGGAAATAGAAAAGTATCAATGAAGGATATTGCAGGCGAACTCGGAGTTTCCGTAGCCTTGGTATCTTATGTGTTAAACGGGAAGAAAACAGATAAAATCAATGAAAATACAGCTGCCAGGATAAAGGATCTCGCCGCTAAGATGAATTATTCGCCTAATCAAATCGCTAAAAGCCTTAAGACCAACCGAACGCAAACTTTGGGCCTGATTGTAGCGGATATCTCTAACTTGTTTTATTCTTCAATTGCGAAATATATAGAGGAAGAGGCAGATAAGTACGGCTACCGTGTGATCTATGGAAGCGCACATGAAGATCCAAAGAGGTTTAACTCTATCTTACAACTTTTGCTCTCCAGGCAAGTTGACGGACTGATTTTGGCGATGCCGGAAAAAACCGAGTCTTGCATACAGATGCTTAAGGATCAGCGTAAGCCCTTTGTTATAATTGATAGGAAATTTTATGAATATCCTGAGATACCTGCCATTCTTCTCAATAACCGGGCCGCCTCAAAAAGTATTGTAGAGCACCTCTATAATAACGGGTTTAAACGATTGGGCGCGGTAACGATTAACAGGAATCTGGTTAGTCTTCAGGAACGTAAAGAAGGGTTTATGGATGCGTCATCGGAATTGTTGGGTAGCCGCCCGTTTATTTATGAGCTGGAAGAGGATCAAATGGATGTTCAGATGGATGAGGTGATTAATAACGCCTTATACAGAGATAAAGTAGATGGGCTTTGTTTCTTTACCAATAAGGTCGCGATGACGGGACTGTCCAAGATAGCCGCTATTGACATAGCAGTTCCGGGACAGTTGGGAATTGTCTGTTTTGATGAAGCCAAGGCCTATGATATATTCAGGACTCCCGTTTCATATTATAAACAGCCGCTGCCTGAAATGAGCAAGACGGCGATCGAATATTTACTGAAAGAGATTGATCAAAAAGAGCAGGGTTTAATCGAAAAACCAAATGAATTCATTGGAAAATTAGTGATACGAAGGTCTTCAGACAGACAATAA
- a CDS encoding calcineurin-like phosphoesterase C-terminal domain-containing protein: MKKLYILSFICLLLSCSKQDKETLQPAPPPGVINDTKIGDSTTLYGVITDDKGTPVKEVVVSDGFSSVKTDANGVYQIKRDKRAKFVFYSTPSNYKIAVDADNNPVFYQSIESVDKWIRKDFILTAQPVESKFTFLFVADPQCRNIQEVSRYRNETIPDINEIVPSLTNPYAMTLGDIVFDAPDLWSEMKASMSKQKVTFFQVIGNHDHLETAPNEEASAENFRHFFGPTDYSFNRGKTHVVAMDNVIYSGKQEYSGGITDAQLAWLEQDLSYVSDDYMVIFASHIPFRSGSRVNTNVHYNEVLQLLSRFSSAYIMTGHTHYPDKYIHEVNGKKIYEYIHGAACGAWWNSNVCADGTPNGYGVFEIENGKIVDEFYKATNYDRSFQIRAYDARQAFGPAGKFTYYYSAPVNLNLSGDGWIVANVWDADDSWTVELYQNGKSLGLMKRVTSRDYWATYYHMEELGKAVGSDFDKSENHFFEGRLNGDVSNANFEIIAKDKFGNVYRCNRLQTDYTGIASYVN, translated from the coding sequence ATGAAAAAGCTATATATACTGTCTTTTATATGCCTATTGCTTTCTTGTAGCAAGCAAGATAAGGAAACGCTGCAACCTGCACCTCCGCCAGGTGTCATTAATGATACGAAAATTGGCGACAGCACTACTTTGTATGGGGTCATTACAGATGATAAAGGTACACCTGTAAAAGAAGTTGTGGTAAGTGATGGTTTTTCTTCAGTAAAGACAGATGCCAACGGTGTTTATCAGATCAAACGGGATAAGCGCGCAAAATTTGTTTTCTATAGCACACCCTCTAATTATAAAATTGCTGTAGATGCAGATAACAATCCTGTCTTTTATCAGTCGATTGAGTCTGTTGACAAATGGATAAGGAAGGACTTTATCTTAACTGCCCAGCCTGTTGAATCCAAGTTCACTTTTTTATTCGTCGCAGATCCTCAATGTAGAAACATTCAGGAAGTATCGCGCTATAGGAACGAGACAATCCCTGACATCAATGAGATTGTACCTTCCCTAACGAATCCCTATGCAATGACACTGGGAGACATTGTTTTTGATGCTCCTGATTTATGGAGTGAAATGAAGGCATCAATGTCCAAGCAGAAAGTCACCTTTTTTCAGGTCATTGGCAATCATGATCACCTCGAAACTGCGCCGAATGAAGAGGCGAGTGCTGAAAATTTCAGGCATTTTTTCGGTCCTACGGATTATTCATTTAATAGAGGGAAAACACATGTGGTCGCCATGGATAATGTAATCTACAGCGGGAAACAGGAGTACAGTGGTGGTATTACGGATGCGCAATTAGCGTGGCTGGAACAGGATCTTTCCTATGTTTCAGATGATTATATGGTGATTTTTGCGTCCCATATTCCATTTCGCTCGGGCAGTCGCGTTAATACAAACGTGCATTATAACGAGGTGTTACAGCTATTATCTAGATTCTCTTCTGCATATATCATGACAGGGCACACACACTATCCGGATAAATATATTCATGAAGTCAATGGCAAAAAAATTTATGAGTATATTCATGGTGCTGCATGCGGGGCGTGGTGGAATTCAAATGTCTGTGCAGATGGCACGCCGAATGGCTATGGTGTTTTCGAAATTGAAAATGGAAAGATCGTCGATGAATTCTATAAAGCGACAAACTATGATCGCTCCTTTCAGATCAGGGCATACGATGCCCGGCAGGCTTTCGGGCCGGCAGGGAAATTCACATATTATTATAGCGCACCGGTGAACCTGAATCTTTCCGGCGATGGATGGATTGTCGCAAATGTCTGGGATGCGGATGACAGTTGGACTGTGGAATTATACCAGAATGGTAAAAGCCTGGGCCTTATGAAAAGAGTTACCTCCCGGGATTATTGGGCGACCTATTATCATATGGAAGAATTAGGGAAAGCCGTGGGATCAGATTTTGATAAATCGGAGAATCATTTTTTTGAAGGCCGGTTGAATGGTGATGTTTCAAATGCTAATTTTGAAATTATCGCAAAGGATAAGTTTGGAAACGTCTATCGTTGTAATCGTCTACAGACCGATTATACCGGAATTGCCAGTTATGTAAATTAG